In Mytilus trossulus isolate FHL-02 chromosome 6, PNRI_Mtr1.1.1.hap1, whole genome shotgun sequence, a single window of DNA contains:
- the LOC134722306 gene encoding uncharacterized protein LOC134722306, which produces MYQDFITVFSVDPKDLSSKLPRNNMPLKDIFQKKIENSSSFLSDVWKPRCNEGNNGHQHQITEDNIVTDHDNIRDDGKHQLRTTKNCLQVQEVFENNCDDKEKRSSSCRCGRRNCAINIIDRLKREDRLKNEDPPEKRMINDFEMMKSYKASEEKFPFPFFSLMFFGGKGDDKRPFPLSSDEDSHKTRNKDFESSPTLKFLNEAFPGMFDKKSRPIDQKENENTKKQSTDLKFSPKPSRPPPKPPRMVFQLSISLDEDEKNENDASLNTHEKSEIESVDHLNNDNSTDEVRDTGSFDRVTPDVRDTGSIDRVIPDENKLSISIDFSSHTSSEISEQKKPDCSQSLPTQRTTKSSLDKDSNPGLSQSFTSDVHSEGATSKKSAEDFKTLRSSQRKFSKEKDSSPGFRTELNKSDSSEDDTFPYKSQESNTFLSNEMDDFDDPLDDIFGPECGPEMEELPGLYDPEECHAPFENLSAASLPTDPQTLFEEHMHHCPAAVAKHHVCCNCNQFTKNQHMLYELVRTEGLEMHDVVPDGNCMFRAIIDQLRMQGIITMTCNGIRQMAVEYLRNNPLQNDGTHLEDFFVAADESWEEFLRRMSKDGEWGDQIVLRGLAEVIDREICIISTFGDSHNQTTITPQGPYKVKKIYLGHVNDQHYYSLRPKGWHEKWYKETRKIQSEHKINNAAKDKDNQEIIEEESLHMDKLTSPCRPSKLINCSYQLTDEYSHVPVFHLNFIIENVLPESNIYTPYRYHGGRDYLVTSATTKIFEIAGSVEEGLSVNLYSISLQNDRSMGNESLNTIKATSFPNLYQQNGNFTLVFKENFLELNGEVIVIDTENSSPGYAVLKLGINHPKKYFKKVDGSYCLSNVYFQPDPKKINIPHSKNPHLPFQKACSYKWYYGKCPRWPKEADEWVSRERPSGWPDITLVKKTTKVPCVLTPIGHLLSTKPDIEWMFDFSFPEKFLLKDNVTKDKKYCFHVFKLLIDYHTGRRKELSTFVLKTIFLYTLEVIPSQQWEVCPSACVLYLIETLLLSLKEGKIPHYFIPENNIISHLDGSVLYKLIEKVNVVREFPIMSVILMAESHGLMTTYATDQIIDDLNHLSDHNNIHDSMLNTFIPAYSKIAVTSLSLMKFRQAVAAVTTGYRMLQELPSCSDGSGHPYGDLTLEAFIKEATGQSGLHFYQVWWLCFFVDLYKKENTLPSFIHSNPFKKISDMMRDCPPGDLDNVSVPNIVLQSYRYEHDYKSMHDIYFMIQLCVFLLNEGEYSLAAHYCRGLIRMMTAIMNDTDAIMAEILQGHQFRQGMDTKIDYLVQAYVTAVSANLSNALYNLYKCYLYQGQPEYFQEYVDQFDSVCNSLATPSAFHLLADVWKVLGNKHKMKEALEKQDSLKAYS; this is translated from the exons ATTTATCATCAAAATTACCAAGAAACAATATGCCATTGAAAGACATATTCCAGAAGAAGATAGAGAATTCTTCAAGTTTCCTGTCTGATGTTTGGAAACCGCGTTGTAACGAGGGAAATAATGGTCATCAACATCAAATCACAGAAGATAATATTGTGACAGATCACGATAATATCAGAGACGATGGAAAACATCAGTTAAGAACAACAAAGAACTGTCTACAGGTGCAAGAGgtgtttgaaaataattgtgATGACAAAGAGAAGAGAAGCAGTTCTTGTCGGTGTGGTAGAAGAAACTGTGCTATAAATATAATAGATAGACTAAAAAGGGAAGATAGACTTAAAAATGAAGACCCTCCTGAAAAAAGAATGATCAATGACTTTGAAATGATGAAATCATATAAAGCATCAGAAGaaaaatttccatttccttttttttcattaatgttttTTGGAGGTAAAGGCGATGATAAACGTCCATTTCCATTATCATCTGATGAAGACTCTCATAAGACAAGAAATAAAGATTTTGAATCATCTcctacattgaaatttttaaatgaagctTTTCCTGGCATGTTTGACAAGAAATCGAGACCAATTGACCAAAAAGAAAATGAGAATACCAAGAAACAGAGCACAGATTTAAAATTCTCACCAAAACCATCAAGACCACCTCCAAAACCACCAAGAATGGTGtttcaattatcaatttctcTTGATGAAGatgagaaaaatgaaaatgatgcaTCTTTGAATACACATGAAAAGTCAGAAATTGAAAGTGTCGATCATTTGAACAATGATAATTCTACTGATGAAGTCAGAGACACAGGTAGTTTCGATAGAGTCACTCCAGATGTCAGAGACACAGGTAGTATTGATAGAGTCATTCcagatgaaaataaattgagCATTTCTATTGATTTTAGTTCTCATACGTCATCAGAAATTTCCGAACAAAAGAAGCCAGATTGCAGTCAGTCACTTCCAACCCAGAGAACCACCAAGTCAAGTCTTGATAAAGATAGTAACCCAGGATTAAGTCAGTCTTTCACTAGTGATGTACATAGTGAAGGTGCAACTTCAAAAAAGTCTGCAGaggattttaaaactttaagatCTAGTCAAAGAAAATTCTCAAAGGAAAAAGACAGTTCCCCAGGTTTTAGAACAGAGCTGAACAAGTCAGACAGTAGTGAGGATGATACCTTTCCCTACAAGAGTCAGGAGAGTAACACCTTCCTCAGTAATGAAATGGATGACTTTGATGATCCACTGGATGATATCTTTGGTCCAG AGTGTGGTCCTGAGATGGAGGAATTGCCTGGCTTGTATGATCCTGAGGAATGCCATGCcccttttgaaaatttaagtgCTGCCTCCTTACCTACAGACCCTCAGACTCTATTTGAAGAACACATGCACCATTGTCCTGCAGCTGTAGCCAAACACCATG tatGTTGCAATTGTAACCAGTTTACAAAGAATCAACATATGCTATATGAGTTGGTAAGAACAGAGGGGTTAGAAATGCATGATGTTGTCCCAGATGGAAATTGTATGTTCAGAGCTATCATTGACCAGCTGAGAATGCAGGGGATAATAACCATGACATGTAATGGTATCAGACAAATGGCCGTAGAATATTTACGTAATAATCCCCTCCAGAATGACGGCACTCATCTGGAAGATTTCTTTGTGGCTGCAGATGAATCATGGGAAGAGTTCTTGAGAAGAATGTCTAAAGATGGTGAATGGGGAGACCAGATTGTACTCAG AGGACTAGCTGAGGTTATTGATAGAGAGATTTGCATCATAAGTACATTTGGTGATTCACATAATCAGACAACCATTACACCTCAAGGTCCTTACAAGGTCAAAAAGATATATTTGGGACATGTCAATGATCAACATTACTACAGCTTAAGACCAAAAGGCTGGCACGAAAAGTGGTATAAAG agacaagaaaaatacaGTCGGAACACAAAATCAATAATGCAGCTAAAGACAAAGACAATCAAGAGATTATTGAAGAGGAGTCACTGCATATGGATAAATTAACGTCACCATGTAGACCAAGTAAACTAATAA ATTGCAGTTACCAGTTAACTGATGAATACAGTCATGTTCCAGTTTTTCACTTGAATTTCATTATTGAAAATGTGCTGCCAGAAAGCAACATTTATACCCCATATCGCTATCATGGCGGCCGAGATTATTTAGTGACAAGTGCAACCACAAAAATCTTTGAGATAGCAGGCAGTGTTGAAGAAGGTCTATctgtaaatttatattcaattagTCTTCAGAACGATCGATCAATGGGAAACGAAAGCCTAAACACAATCAAAGCAACTAGTTTTCCAAATTTGTATCAGCAAAATGGTAACTTCACTTtggtttttaaagaaaactttttggaattaaaTGGTGAAGTTATTGTAATTGACACTGAAAATAGCTCTCCAGGATATGCAGTCTTGAAACTAGGAATAAATCAcccaaaaaagtattttaagaAGGTTGATGGATCCTATTGCCTTTCAAATGTATACTTTCAACCGGatccaaagaaaataaatataccaCACTCTAAAAATCCCCATTTACCTTTCCAAAAAGCATGCAGTTATAAATGGTACTATGGAAAATGCCCAAGGTGGCCAAAAGAAGCAGATGAATGGGTTTCAAGAGAGAGGCCAAGTGGTTGGCCTGACATTACATTAGTTAAAAAGACAACCAAAGTGCCATGTGTTCTGACACCTATAGGTCATTTGCTCAGCACAAAACCTGACATCGAATGGATGTTTGATTTTTCATTCCCTGAGAAGTTCCTTTTGAAAGATAATGTAACAAAAGATAAGAAATATTGCTTTCATGTGTTCAAACTGTTAATAGACTATCATACAGGGCGGAGAAAAGAGTTATCAACTTTTGTTCTTAAGACCATTTTCCTGTACACGTTAGAAGTTATTCCTAGTCAACAATGGGAAGTTTGTCCATCAGCCTGTGTATTGTATTTGATAGAAACTTTACTGTTAAGCCTAAAGGAAGGGAAAATACCCCACTACTTCATTCCTGAAAACAACATCATTTCACACTTAGATGGCAGTGTGTTGTATAAGTTGATTGAAAAAGTAAATGTTGTCCGTGAATTTCCTATCATGTCTGTTATTCTGATGGCAGAAAGTCATGGTCTTATGACAACATATGCCACAGATCAGATTATTGatgatttaaatcatttatccGATCATAACAATATTCATGATTCAATGCTCAATACATTTATACCTGCATACTCTAAGATCGCTGTCACATCCCTAAGCCTGATGAAGTTCCGTCAAGCTGTTGCAGCAGTGACCACTGGATATAGAATGCTCCAGGAACTTCCGAGTTGTAGTGATGGCAGTGGTCATCCTTATGGGGATTTAACTCTCGAAGCATTCATTAAAGAAGCAACTGGACAATCTGGACtgcatttttatcaagtttgGTGGCTTTGTTTCTTTGTAGATCTTTACAAGAAAGAAAATACTTTACCATCATTCATTCATAGCAACCCTTTTAAGAAAATCTCTGATATGATGAGAGATTGTCCTCCAGGTGACCTTGATAATGTCTCTGTACCAAACATTGTACTTCAGTCTTATCGTTACGAACATGATTACAAGTCTAtgcatgatatttattttatgatacaATTGTGTGTGTTTTTATTGAATGAGGGTGAATATAGCCTGGCTGCTCACTATTGTAGAGGATTGATCAGAATGATGACCGCCATTATGAACGATACCGATGCAATCATGGCAGAAATTTTGCAAGGTCATCAATTCAGACAAGGAATGGATACTAAAATTGATTATCTTGTGCAAGCCTATGTTACTGCAGTATCAGCTAATTTATCTAACGCGttgtataatctatataaatgttACCTCTATCAAGGTCAGCCTGAATATTTTCAGGAGTATGTTGACCAGTTTGACTCGGTTTGTAATAGTTTAGCCACTCCATCAGCGTTTCATCTATTAGCAGATGTGTGGAAAGTGTTAGgcaataaacataaaatgaaaGAAGCATTAGAAAAACAAGATAGTTTAAAGGCTTATAGTTAA